In the Kitasatospora terrestris genome, one interval contains:
- a CDS encoding GNAT family protein — MAHTYPPLNVEIRTPRLTLAGATDDLLERLVPHVRAGIADTPPWPLDDPSSFYADSPEREWRWQRSVWAGRSRVSPEAWRLYFAVLVDGEPVGMQDLIGRDFHRFGTVSSFSWLATGHRGRGLGKEMRAAVLHLAFAGLGAREAGSDAFVDNAASNHISRSLGYEPNGTDWDTRRGEPARIQQWRLTRDTWERTRRDDIHLTGVEACLPVLGLGPEPATS; from the coding sequence GTGGCCCACACCTATCCCCCGCTGAACGTCGAGATCCGCACGCCGCGCCTCACCCTCGCCGGCGCCACCGACGACCTGCTGGAACGCCTCGTCCCGCACGTCCGCGCCGGGATCGCCGACACCCCGCCGTGGCCCCTCGACGACCCGAGCTCCTTCTACGCCGACAGCCCCGAACGCGAATGGCGCTGGCAGCGCTCCGTCTGGGCCGGCCGGTCCCGCGTCAGCCCCGAGGCGTGGCGCCTCTACTTCGCCGTCCTCGTCGACGGCGAACCCGTCGGCATGCAGGACCTCATCGGCCGGGACTTCCACCGCTTCGGCACCGTCTCCAGCTTCTCCTGGCTCGCCACCGGCCACCGCGGCCGCGGCCTCGGCAAGGAGATGCGGGCAGCCGTCCTCCACCTCGCCTTCGCCGGCCTCGGCGCCCGCGAAGCCGGCAGCGACGCCTTCGTCGACAACGCCGCCTCCAACCACATCTCCCGCAGCCTCGGCTACGAACCCAACGGCACCGACTGGGACACCCGCCGCGGCGAGCCCGCCCGCATCCAGCAGTGGCGCCTCACCCGCGACACCTGGGAGCGGACCCGCCGCGACGACATCCACCTCACCGGCGTCGAAGCGTGCCTCCCCGTCCTCGGCCTCGGACCGGAGCCCGCCACATCATGA
- a CDS encoding putative Ig domain-containing protein: protein MIRSTTAARPLALAAAALVVLAGASAVPHRAAAAESPTAVAAATPKRILFDNSKGETAGNADWIISTSQPDPLGQNASPGTETSWTGAISAWGVALQKTGQYSLKTLPSGSTITYGTGGALDLANFDEFVLPEPNIRLSDAEKTAVMKFVQNGGGLFLVSDHTVSDRNNDGWDSPAVINDLMTTNGVDNTDPFGFSVDLLNIANENPRAIADTTDPVLNGSFGKVTGSIIRNGTTFTLKPADNPAVKGLVYRSGYSGNTGAFFATSAFGSGRVAVWGDSSPIDDGTGQSGNTLYDGWNDPAGTDAALALNATAWLAQGTGSPTGTVTLADPGSRTATVGTATSLQLSATDTAGGTLSYSATGLPAGLSVNASTGLISGTPTTAGTSTVTARATDSTGPSATAAFSWTVNPTGGGCAPAQLIANPGFETGSTSSWTETNSGGASTVNSSSSEPPHSGTYDAWLDGYGTTNTDTLAQTVTLPTGCSTYTFSFWLHIDSASSTTTVFDKLTVTANGTTLATYSNVNAAAGYQQRTFDLSGYAGRSVTLKFTGAEDYTKQTSFVLDDVNVNVS from the coding sequence GTGATCAGATCCACGACCGCCGCCCGTCCCCTGGCCCTCGCCGCCGCCGCGCTGGTGGTGCTCGCCGGCGCGAGCGCCGTCCCGCACCGCGCCGCCGCGGCGGAGAGCCCGACCGCCGTGGCCGCCGCGACCCCCAAGCGGATCCTGTTCGACAACAGCAAGGGCGAGACCGCGGGCAACGCCGACTGGATCATCTCCACCAGCCAGCCCGACCCGCTCGGCCAGAACGCCAGCCCCGGCACCGAGACCTCCTGGACCGGCGCGATCTCCGCCTGGGGCGTCGCCCTCCAGAAGACCGGCCAGTACAGCCTGAAGACCCTCCCCTCGGGGTCGACGATCACGTACGGCACCGGCGGCGCGCTCGACCTCGCCAACTTCGACGAGTTCGTGCTGCCCGAGCCGAACATCCGGCTCAGCGACGCCGAGAAGACCGCGGTCATGAAGTTCGTGCAGAACGGCGGCGGCCTGTTCCTGGTCTCCGACCACACCGTCAGCGACCGCAACAACGACGGCTGGGACTCCCCCGCCGTCATCAACGACCTGATGACCACCAACGGCGTCGACAACACCGACCCGTTCGGCTTCTCCGTCGACCTGCTGAACATCGCCAACGAGAACCCGCGCGCCATCGCCGACACCACCGACCCGGTGCTCAACGGCTCCTTCGGCAAGGTCACCGGCTCGATCATCCGCAACGGCACCACCTTCACCCTCAAGCCCGCCGACAACCCGGCGGTCAAGGGCCTGGTCTACCGCAGCGGGTACAGCGGCAACACCGGCGCGTTCTTCGCCACCTCCGCCTTCGGCAGCGGGCGCGTCGCCGTCTGGGGCGACAGCTCCCCGATCGACGACGGCACCGGCCAGTCCGGCAACACCCTCTACGACGGCTGGAACGACCCGGCGGGCACCGACGCCGCGCTCGCCCTCAACGCCACCGCCTGGCTCGCCCAGGGCACCGGCTCCCCCACCGGCACCGTCACCCTCGCCGACCCGGGCTCGCGCACCGCCACCGTCGGCACCGCCACCAGCCTCCAGCTCTCCGCCACCGACACCGCCGGCGGCACCCTCTCCTACAGCGCCACCGGCCTGCCCGCCGGGCTGAGCGTCAACGCCTCCACCGGCCTGATCAGCGGCACGCCCACCACCGCCGGCACCTCCACGGTCACCGCCAGGGCCACCGACTCCACCGGCCCGTCCGCCACCGCCGCCTTCAGCTGGACGGTCAACCCCACCGGCGGCGGCTGCGCCCCGGCCCAGCTGATCGCCAACCCGGGCTTCGAGACCGGCTCCACCTCGTCCTGGACCGAGACCAACAGCGGCGGCGCCTCCACCGTCAACAGCAGCTCCAGCGAGCCGCCGCACTCCGGCACCTACGACGCCTGGCTCGACGGCTACGGCACCACCAACACCGACACCCTCGCCCAGACGGTGACCCTGCCGACCGGCTGCAGCACCTACACCTTCAGCTTCTGGCTCCACATCGACAGCGCGTCGTCCACGACGACCGTCTTCGACAAGCTGACGGTCACCGCCAACGGCACCACCCTCGCCACCTACTCCAACGTCAACGCCGCCGCCGGCTACCAGCAGCGGACCTTCGACCTCTCCGGCTACGCCGGCCGGAGCGTCACCCTGAAGTTCACCGGCGCCGAGGACTACACCAAGCAGACCTCGTTCGTCCTCGACGACGTCAACGTCAACGTCTCCTGA
- a CDS encoding acyl-CoA dehydrogenase, with protein MTSLLLSRRDLDFLLYEWLDVQSLTARPRYADHSRETFDAALELSEQVAERHFAPHNKRNDAEEPSFDGERVHMIPEVKQALAVFASTGLLGSAMDHEVGGAQLPAVVANACFAWFQAANPGTAAYPFLTAGNANLLLAHGSPEQIDTYVRPMVDGRFFGTMCLSEPQAGSSLADIRTRAEPRADGTYRLFGNKMWISGGEHELSENIVHLVLARIPGGPPGVKGLSLFVVPKVLVGADGALGERNDVVLAGLNHKMGFRGTTNTLLNFGEGVHRPGGEPGAVGHLVGEEHRGLAYMFHMMNEARIGVGLGATALGYTGYLHALEYARTRPQGRPVGAKDAASPQVPIIAHADVRRMLLAQKVYAEGALALVLYCGRLLDEERTAATPEDRARAHLLLDVLTPIAKSWPSQWCLEANSLAIQVHGGYGYTREYNVEQFYRDNRLNPIHEGTHGIHGLDLLGRKAVMDGGAGLRLLVETASATVDRAKAVGGDAAEYAARLDANLQRIVTVTGRLWATGDPETALANATAYLEAVGHTVVAWLWLEQLLAAEGSTSAFHDGKRHACRFFYRHELPRTEAQFQLLESLDRTALEMPDDAF; from the coding sequence ATGACCTCCCTGCTGCTCTCCCGCCGCGACCTGGACTTCCTGCTGTACGAATGGCTGGACGTCCAGTCGCTCACGGCGCGGCCGCGGTACGCCGACCACTCGCGGGAGACCTTCGACGCCGCGCTCGAGCTCAGCGAGCAGGTCGCCGAGCGGCACTTCGCCCCGCACAACAAGCGGAACGACGCCGAGGAGCCGAGCTTCGACGGCGAGCGGGTCCACATGATCCCGGAGGTGAAGCAGGCGCTGGCCGTCTTCGCCTCCACCGGCCTGCTCGGCAGCGCCATGGACCACGAGGTCGGCGGCGCCCAGCTGCCGGCCGTGGTGGCGAACGCCTGCTTCGCCTGGTTCCAGGCGGCCAACCCGGGCACGGCCGCCTACCCGTTCCTCACCGCGGGCAACGCCAACCTGCTGCTGGCGCACGGCAGCCCCGAGCAGATCGACACCTACGTCCGGCCGATGGTGGACGGCCGGTTCTTCGGCACCATGTGCCTGTCGGAGCCGCAGGCCGGGTCCTCGCTCGCCGACATCCGCACCCGGGCCGAGCCGCGGGCCGACGGCACGTACCGGCTGTTCGGCAACAAGATGTGGATCTCCGGCGGCGAGCACGAGCTGTCCGAGAACATCGTCCACCTGGTGCTGGCCCGGATCCCCGGCGGGCCGCCCGGGGTGAAGGGCCTGTCGCTGTTCGTCGTGCCCAAGGTGCTGGTCGGCGCGGACGGCGCGCTCGGCGAACGCAACGACGTCGTCCTGGCCGGGCTCAACCACAAGATGGGCTTCCGCGGGACCACCAACACGCTGCTCAACTTCGGCGAGGGCGTCCACCGGCCGGGCGGGGAGCCGGGCGCGGTCGGCCACCTGGTCGGCGAGGAGCACCGCGGCCTGGCGTACATGTTCCACATGATGAACGAGGCCCGGATCGGCGTCGGGCTCGGCGCCACCGCACTCGGGTACACCGGCTACCTGCACGCGCTGGAGTACGCCCGCACCCGGCCGCAGGGCCGCCCGGTCGGCGCCAAGGACGCCGCGAGCCCGCAGGTGCCGATCATCGCCCACGCCGACGTGCGCCGGATGCTGCTGGCCCAGAAGGTCTACGCGGAAGGCGCGTTGGCGCTGGTGCTGTACTGCGGCCGGCTCCTCGACGAGGAGCGCACCGCCGCCACGCCCGAGGACCGGGCGCGCGCCCACCTGCTGCTGGACGTCCTCACCCCGATCGCCAAGAGCTGGCCCTCGCAGTGGTGCCTGGAGGCCAACAGCCTCGCCATCCAGGTGCACGGCGGCTACGGCTACACCCGGGAGTACAACGTCGAGCAGTTCTACCGCGACAACCGGCTCAACCCCATCCACGAGGGCACGCACGGGATCCACGGGCTGGACCTGCTCGGGCGGAAGGCCGTGATGGACGGCGGCGCGGGCCTGCGCCTGCTGGTGGAGACCGCCTCGGCGACCGTCGACCGGGCGAAGGCCGTCGGCGGGGACGCCGCCGAGTACGCGGCGCGCCTGGACGCGAACCTCCAGCGGATCGTCACCGTCACCGGCCGGCTGTGGGCGACCGGCGACCCGGAGACGGCCCTGGCCAACGCCACCGCCTACCTGGAGGCCGTCGGCCACACCGTCGTCGCCTGGCTGTGGCTGGAGCAGCTCCTCGCCGCCGAGGGCTCCACCAGCGCCTTCCACGACGGCAAGCGGCACGCCTGCCGGTTCTTCTACCGCCACGAACTGCCCCGGACCGAGGCCCAGTTCCAGCTCCTGGAGAGCCTGGACCGGACGGCCCTGGAAATGCCCGACGACGCCTTCTGA
- a CDS encoding SpoIIE family protein phosphatase, with protein sequence MGGVATRAHGPAPDAGRDADAVAYLDAPFQECMRQVGAIAGAVYLRDADPGMLRLALLSGLPLDLMSPWLSGAVPAPLPGTDAYREQRFVWVGSQEEMAHAYPRVAAALPYPFALGALPITGAHRWGVLLLMWPPTHPPVTNARERRNISAGAHRLARLIDSEARKRLPLPPREPRVLAAGSAVQDPSQRALAAADVLERLPVGACGLDLQGRFGYLSPRAAELLGSTEADLLGTLPWHSVPWLDNPVCEDGYRAALVSRQPVSFTVVRPPDQPLLFRLYPGSSGITVLLSDADTGPAAVRMRADRGSAGTPRSAAHLYQVVHVAAALTEAATVLDVAEVVTEQVAPVLDARAAALYKIRDGRLLLIGHAGFPATAAEPPDGAVLDTVLDTVFGAAAKAATTGRAVFLGSAAEADRYHPRLAELTGKPTWAVLPLVTHHDPTGCCVFAYDRARTFEAGERAVFTSLSGLIAQALDRARLYDEQQRLAHGLQDALLPRALDRHPRLEAAARYLPATRGMDIGGDFYDLIRIDDDTVIAVIGDVEGHNVAAAAMMGQVRTAIRAHTSAGAPPDQVLARTSRLLDDLRTDLLASCLYLRLDLVRHRALLASAGHLPPLLRPPGGPCTVAEVAPGPLLGTVPDPEYPLTELDLPPDTLIGLYTDGLVEAPGIDLDQQLAKCAALLSDPGESQDGRLDPLVDILLRAWPDDFPRSDDIAVLLLRTRP encoded by the coding sequence ATGGGCGGTGTCGCCACGCGGGCGCACGGACCGGCGCCGGACGCGGGCAGGGACGCGGACGCGGTGGCGTACCTGGACGCCCCGTTCCAGGAGTGCATGCGCCAGGTCGGGGCGATCGCCGGGGCCGTCTACCTGCGCGACGCCGACCCGGGCATGCTGCGGCTGGCGCTGCTGAGCGGCCTCCCGCTCGACCTGATGAGCCCGTGGCTCAGCGGCGCCGTCCCCGCCCCGCTGCCCGGTACGGACGCCTACCGCGAGCAGCGCTTCGTGTGGGTCGGCAGCCAGGAGGAGATGGCGCACGCCTACCCGCGGGTCGCGGCCGCCCTGCCGTACCCGTTCGCCCTCGGAGCGCTCCCGATCACCGGGGCCCACCGCTGGGGCGTCCTGCTGCTGATGTGGCCCCCCACGCACCCACCGGTCACCAACGCCCGCGAACGCCGGAACATCTCGGCCGGCGCGCACCGGCTGGCCCGCCTGATCGACAGCGAGGCGCGCAAGCGCCTGCCGCTGCCGCCCCGCGAGCCCCGCGTCCTGGCGGCCGGCAGCGCCGTCCAGGACCCGTCGCAGCGCGCCCTCGCCGCCGCCGACGTCCTGGAGCGGCTGCCGGTCGGCGCCTGCGGACTCGACCTGCAGGGCCGCTTCGGCTACCTCAGCCCGCGGGCCGCCGAACTGCTCGGCAGCACCGAGGCCGACCTGCTCGGGACGCTCCCGTGGCACTCCGTCCCCTGGCTGGACAACCCGGTCTGCGAGGACGGCTACCGGGCCGCCCTGGTCAGCCGCCAGCCGGTGTCGTTCACCGTCGTCCGGCCGCCGGACCAGCCCCTGCTGTTCCGCCTCTACCCCGGCAGCAGCGGGATCACCGTGCTGCTGAGCGACGCCGACACCGGGCCCGCCGCGGTGCGGATGCGGGCCGACCGCGGGTCCGCCGGGACGCCCCGGAGCGCGGCCCACCTCTACCAGGTGGTGCACGTCGCCGCGGCGCTGACCGAGGCCGCGACCGTCCTCGACGTCGCCGAAGTGGTCACCGAGCAGGTCGCACCCGTCCTCGACGCCCGGGCCGCGGCCCTGTACAAGATCCGCGACGGCCGGCTGCTCCTGATCGGACACGCCGGGTTCCCGGCCACGGCCGCCGAGCCGCCGGACGGCGCCGTGCTCGACACCGTTCTCGACACCGTGTTCGGCGCCGCCGCCAAGGCCGCCACCACCGGCCGGGCCGTGTTCCTCGGCTCGGCCGCCGAGGCCGACCGCTACCACCCGCGGCTCGCCGAACTCACCGGCAAACCCACCTGGGCCGTCCTCCCGCTGGTCACCCACCACGATCCGACCGGGTGCTGCGTCTTCGCCTACGACCGCGCGCGGACCTTCGAAGCCGGCGAACGCGCCGTCTTCACCTCGCTCTCCGGACTCATCGCCCAGGCACTCGACCGGGCCCGCCTCTACGACGAACAGCAGCGGCTCGCCCACGGACTGCAGGACGCGCTCCTGCCCAGGGCCCTCGACCGGCACCCCCGGCTCGAAGCGGCCGCCCGCTACCTGCCCGCCACCCGCGGCATGGACATCGGCGGCGACTTCTACGACCTGATCCGGATCGACGACGACACTGTCATCGCCGTCATCGGCGACGTGGAGGGCCACAACGTCGCCGCGGCCGCCATGATGGGCCAGGTCCGCACCGCGATCCGCGCCCACACCAGCGCCGGAGCCCCGCCCGACCAGGTCCTCGCCCGCACCAGCCGCCTCCTCGACGACCTCCGCACCGACCTGCTCGCCAGCTGCCTGTACCTGCGGCTCGACCTGGTCCGCCACCGCGCGCTGCTCGCCAGCGCCGGCCACCTGCCCCCGCTGCTCCGGCCGCCCGGCGGCCCCTGCACCGTCGCCGAGGTCGCCCCCGGCCCGCTGCTGGGCACCGTGCCCGACCCCGAGTACCCGCTGACCGAGCTCGACCTGCCGCCCGACACCCTGATCGGGCTCTACACGGACGGACTCGTCGAGGCGCCCGGCATCGACCTCGACCAGCAGCTCGCCAAGTGCGCCGCGCTGCTCAGCGACCCCGGCGAGTCGCAGGACGGGCGGCTCGACCCGCTCGTGGACATCCTCCTCCGGGCCTGGCCCGACGACTTCCCGCGCAGCGACGACATCGCCGTCCTGCTGCTGCGCACCCGCCCCTGA
- a CDS encoding class I SAM-dependent methyltransferase, with protein sequence MNSGRVEREKYDVWAAGAAYDRYMGRWSREVAGRFVGWLGCGAGLRWLDVGCGTGVLSAVVAERCEPRWVVGADRSEAFVRAAAERTASGFVVADAMALPVGRGTCDVAVSALMLNFLPEPGVAVAAMADAVRPGGTVASYVWDYAEGMGLLRSFWGAAASVLPAAADLDEGRRFPLCRPEALRARWEDAGLVEVSTTAVDVPTVFADFDDLWTPFLAGQGPAPAYVASLAPADRDRVRDALAAAVPRRPDGSIAFTARAWAVRGRRGQARE encoded by the coding sequence GTGAACAGTGGCCGTGTGGAGCGCGAGAAGTACGACGTGTGGGCGGCCGGCGCCGCGTACGACCGGTACATGGGGCGGTGGAGCAGGGAGGTCGCGGGGCGGTTCGTCGGGTGGCTCGGGTGCGGTGCCGGACTGCGGTGGCTGGACGTGGGCTGCGGTACGGGCGTGCTGTCGGCGGTGGTGGCGGAGCGGTGCGAGCCCCGGTGGGTGGTGGGGGCCGACCGCTCGGAGGCGTTCGTCCGGGCGGCGGCCGAGCGGACGGCGTCAGGGTTCGTCGTGGCGGACGCGATGGCACTGCCGGTCGGTCGCGGCACCTGCGACGTGGCGGTCAGCGCGCTGATGCTGAACTTCCTCCCCGAACCGGGGGTGGCCGTCGCCGCGATGGCCGACGCCGTCCGGCCGGGCGGCACGGTGGCGTCGTACGTGTGGGACTACGCCGAGGGGATGGGCCTGCTGCGCTCCTTCTGGGGCGCCGCGGCGAGCGTCCTCCCGGCCGCGGCGGACCTCGACGAGGGGCGCCGCTTCCCGCTGTGCCGGCCGGAGGCGCTGCGCGCTCGGTGGGAGGACGCGGGGCTCGTCGAGGTGTCGACGACGGCCGTCGACGTCCCCACCGTCTTCGCGGACTTCGACGACCTCTGGACCCCGTTCCTGGCCGGCCAGGGCCCGGCCCCCGCCTACGTCGCCTCGCTCGCCCCGGCCGACCGCGACCGCGTCCGCGACGCCCTCGCCGCCGCCGTCCCCCGCCGCCCGGACGGCTCGATCGCCTTCACCGCACGCGCCTGGGCGGTACGCGGCCGCCGCGGGCAGGCCCGGGAGTAG
- a CDS encoding DoxX family protein, with translation MSLIRTVARPLLASMFLSGGAHAIMNPERLAPAAEPVVEELADVPAVPRDVPTAIRLNGAVQVVAGSLLALGRFQRLSAAALACTLLPVTWAGHRFWETEDADERAQQRIHFLKNLSMLGGLLMTTADTGSGPSLTWRLARRIPSPAHH, from the coding sequence ATGTCGCTCATCAGAACCGTTGCCCGCCCCCTGCTCGCGTCGATGTTCCTCTCCGGGGGAGCGCACGCCATCATGAACCCCGAGCGCCTCGCGCCGGCCGCCGAACCGGTGGTCGAAGAGCTCGCCGACGTGCCCGCCGTGCCGCGCGACGTACCGACCGCGATCCGCCTGAACGGCGCCGTCCAGGTCGTCGCCGGATCGCTGCTCGCGCTCGGACGCTTCCAGCGGCTCAGCGCCGCGGCCCTCGCCTGCACCCTCCTACCGGTCACCTGGGCCGGACACCGCTTCTGGGAGACGGAGGACGCGGACGAACGGGCCCAGCAGCGCATCCACTTCCTGAAGAACCTCTCCATGCTCGGCGGCCTGCTCATGACCACCGCCGACACCGGCTCCGGCCCGTCCCTGACCTGGCGCCTCGCCCGCCGGATCCCGTCGCCCGCGCACCACTGA
- a CDS encoding VOC family protein — MALRPVQVNIKALDAPAVGRFWAEALGWTAYFPGVTSYVGPAGGLLWPDPVHVGIDVVPVPQPKTATKNRLHLDLATTSAAHQEELVERLRAHGAAPVDIGQGDVPWTVLADPEGNEFCVLEPREVYRDTGPVAAIVVDCADPRAMARFWGEAIDWTVHEVADDHATLRSVKAVGPYLEFIRTPDVKTVPDRVHLDLLPHPGDDKETEVARLRALGATDLDLGQGEVPWTCLTDPEGHEFCVLALH, encoded by the coding sequence ATGGCGCTGCGACCCGTCCAGGTGAACATCAAGGCCCTCGACGCCCCCGCCGTGGGCAGGTTCTGGGCGGAGGCACTCGGCTGGACCGCCTACTTCCCCGGCGTGACCAGCTACGTCGGCCCGGCCGGCGGCCTGCTCTGGCCCGACCCGGTGCACGTCGGCATCGACGTCGTCCCCGTCCCGCAACCCAAGACCGCGACGAAGAACCGGCTGCACCTCGACCTCGCCACCACCTCCGCCGCCCACCAGGAGGAACTCGTCGAACGCCTGCGCGCCCACGGCGCCGCACCCGTCGACATCGGCCAGGGCGACGTGCCGTGGACGGTCCTCGCCGACCCCGAGGGCAACGAGTTCTGCGTCCTGGAACCCCGGGAGGTCTACCGCGACACCGGCCCGGTCGCCGCGATCGTCGTCGACTGCGCCGACCCGCGCGCCATGGCCCGCTTCTGGGGCGAGGCGATCGACTGGACCGTCCACGAGGTCGCCGACGACCACGCCACGCTGCGCTCCGTGAAGGCCGTCGGCCCGTACCTCGAGTTCATCCGCACCCCGGACGTGAAGACCGTGCCCGACCGCGTCCACCTCGACCTGCTGCCCCACCCGGGCGACGACAAGGAGACCGAGGTCGCCCGGCTCCGCGCCCTCGGCGCCACCGACCTCGACCTCGGCCAGGGCGAGGTCCCGTGGACGTGCCTGACCGACCCGGAGGGCCACGAGTTCTGCGTCCTCGCGCTGCACTGA
- a CDS encoding HAD family hydrolase, whose product MTEPTEPTGSIDLVVLDCDGVLLDSERLAVRVDAVVLAALGWELSTEEIVERFVGRSHASMVAQIESHLGRSLPAGWEAEFQPLYDEAFATGLVPVDGVEAALDAIDLPTCVASSSSHERLRATLTRTGLHHRFAGRIFSASEVANGKPAPDLFLHAAAALGVDPARCVVVEDSKYGVAAARAAGMRAFGYAGGLTPADWLAGPDTVVFESMAELPGLISEAARRPAGR is encoded by the coding sequence ATGACGGAACCCACGGAACCCACCGGCTCCATCGACCTGGTCGTCCTCGACTGCGACGGCGTCCTGCTGGACAGCGAGCGGCTCGCCGTCCGGGTGGACGCGGTCGTCCTGGCCGCGCTGGGCTGGGAGTTGAGCACCGAGGAGATCGTCGAGCGGTTCGTCGGCCGCTCGCACGCCTCGATGGTCGCCCAGATCGAGTCCCACCTCGGCCGGAGCCTGCCGGCGGGCTGGGAGGCCGAGTTCCAGCCGCTGTACGACGAGGCGTTCGCCACCGGGCTGGTGCCCGTGGACGGGGTGGAGGCCGCCCTCGACGCGATCGACCTGCCCACCTGCGTCGCCTCCAGCAGCAGCCACGAGCGGCTGCGCGCCACCCTCACCCGGACCGGCCTGCACCACCGCTTCGCCGGACGGATCTTCAGCGCGAGCGAGGTCGCGAACGGCAAGCCCGCCCCGGACCTCTTCCTGCACGCGGCGGCCGCGCTCGGCGTCGATCCGGCCCGGTGCGTCGTCGTCGAGGACAGCAAGTACGGCGTCGCCGCCGCCCGCGCCGCCGGGATGCGGGCCTTCGGCTACGCCGGTGGCCTGACCCCGGCGGACTGGCTGGCGGGGCCGGACACCGTGGTCTTCGAGTCCATGGCCGAGCTGCCCGGCCTGATCAGCGAAGCCGCCCGCCGACCGGCGGGCCGCTGA
- a CDS encoding amidase family protein, with the protein MLPRTRRAGGRRPHRHRRRLPARRHHPAVLRPHRGPIPHRYDTWLTPTLAQPPLPLGEMTSTEDDPWRTARAGAPFVAFPAVVANLTGAPAMSVPLHWSPAGLPVGVHVLGRPGGEAALFRLAAQLEAARPWFGRTPTLS; encoded by the coding sequence GTGCTCCCGCGCACCCGCCGGGCCGGTGGGAGACGGCCGCACCGTCACCGGCGGCGACTACCTGCTCGCCGTCACCACCCTGCAGTCCTTCGCCCGCACCGTGGCCCGATTCCTCACCGGTACGACACCTGGCTCACCCCCACCCTCGCCCAACCGCCCCTGCCGCTCGGCGAGATGACCTCCACCGAGGACGACCCGTGGCGCACCGCCCGCGCCGGCGCCCCCTTCGTCGCCTTCCCCGCCGTCGTCGCCAACCTCACCGGCGCCCCCGCCATGTCCGTCCCGCTCCACTGGTCACCGGCCGGCCTGCCCGTCGGCGTCCACGTCCTCGGCCGGCCCGGCGGCGAGGCCGCCCTCTTCCGACTCGCCGCCCAACTCGAAGCCGCCCGACCGTGGTTCGGGCGGACACCCACCCTCTCGTAG